Genomic DNA from Bryobacter aggregatus MPL3:
TTTCCTGGGCCACCACTCTTCTCATGCAGGAGGCTCGACATGACGCAGCTTGAATCCATCTACGCACGACTCCCGGTCTGGTTCCAGGATGCCGCGGTCACCGCACAGGGAGCGCTCTACCATCGGCAGCGTTATGGCTCGGCATTTCGGGAAGAGTATGGGCTTTTGAAAGGGACGGAGTTGGCTACCTCCCTCCAGTTGGAGCTACTGCAAACCGCAAGACTCAAGCGAATCCTGGCTCATGCTGCAGGTACGGTGCCCTTTTATCGGACGCGAATTGCACGGTCCCACCATGAGTCGTTACGTGCTGGCGATCTTGCGGCGTTCCGCGAGATCCCTGTGACTGAAAAAGCAGAGCTTCGCCTGTCTCCACAACAGTTCTGCATGAACGGAGGGCGTGACCAGACTTGGATTCCCTGGCATACGTCGGGCACCACAGGTTCTCCGATGACTTTGTACTATGAGCGCAAAGCGGTCGCAAGGCAGTATGCTTACGTCGAGCGTTATCGTGAACAAGCTGGAGTCAGCCGCCGGGAGCGGCGCGCGCAATTTACTGGAAAACTGATCGTAGCTTCTGAGAAGTCCAGTCGTTACTGGAGGTATGACTGGGCCAATCGGGCGCTCTTGCTCTCCACCGTACATCTGACGAAGGATACAATTCCCGCTTATCTTTCGGCTCTCCGCTCTTTCCAGCCCACTTATTTATGTGGCTATCCTTCCGCAATCTCTCTGCTTGCCCGCCAAGCTCTGCGGAGCCGGATGGGCGGACTGAAGATTCAGGCCATTCTCACGAGCGCCGAAACTCTTCTTGATGAGCAACGGGACGTGATGGAAGCTGCCTTTGGCGCCAAGGTCTATGACCAGTACGGCCAGACGGAGATGCAGAGTTTTTGGTTTGAGTGCCGCTATCGCCGGATGCATACTCATCCACTTTTCGGGTTGACGGAAATTTTACGTCCGAATGGAGAAGCCTGCCAGCCGGGTGAGATCGGAGACGTTGTTCTCACCGGCCTGATCAACTATGCGATGCCACTCATCCGCTACCGGGTGGGTGACCGTGCAGCCTGGTCCGATGAGGACCGCTGTCCTTGTGGGCGCTCGATGCCGATGATCCAGCAGATTGAAGGCCGCCGGGAAGACTACGTATACAGTCCCGAACGCGGTTGGGTGGGACGCATGGATCCGGCACTTAAAGGCGTCGACGGATTGCTCGAATGCCAGTTCCTACAGGAGGAGAACGGCACTTTGCGTGTTCTCTATGTACCACTTCCTGGTTTTGGAGCAATTGAGAGAAGCCGTCTGGAAGAGAATCTCAAGGGGCGCTTGGGCTCTAAGATGCCGCTTTGTTTTGAAGAGGTTAGCGCAATCCCGCGAGGCGCTAACGGCAAATTCCAGGCGGTACGCTCCAAACTTTCCTTCAACCCGGACCTTCACCCTAAACTGATGGAGGTTGCCTGATGCCCACGCAACGCCCGTTGGTGATGCGGATCATCACTCGCTTGGCGGGTGGTGGCCCTCCGGTCCATGCGACATTGCTCAATCGGCAAATGGATCAGCATGGGTTTGATTCCGTGCTTGTTTTCGGCACCTGTGGGGCAAAAGAGCAAAACATGGAATATCTCATTGAGAAAGGCGATCGTGTCGAGCGTGTTGACGTATTGGGCGCTCGGCCCTCTCCAGTACGCGACTTGCTTGCGGTCTACCGCTTGTGGCTCCTCTTTCGGCGTTATCGGCCTTCCATTGTCCATACCCATACGGCAAAAGCGGGTTTTTTGGGCCGCATCGCTGCCTTACTGGCCGGCATTCCTTGTGTCATTCATACCTATCACGGGCATGTACTAGACGGCTACTTCGCTCCTTGGGCAAATCGGCTCATCCGGTGTGCGGAACGTTGGCTGGGACGCGTTTCCACCGCCTTATGCACGGTCAGCCAGCAGCAGGCGGCAGAGTTATCTGGTCGATTTGAAATTGCTCCAGAGGAGAAGTTCCATGTCGTTCCCCTTGGCCTCACGCTTGAACCCTATCTGGCAATTCCAAGTCCAGACTTTCACTCTGAGAGACTGACCCTTGCCTGGTTGGGGCGCTTTGTTCCGATTAAGAACTTGGGCCTCCTGTCTGGCGTGGCCGCCGCCTGCCAGGAGCGGAAGCTTCCCATCGATTTCCTCATTGCAGGCGACGGACCAGAGCGGAAAGACTTTGAGGAACAGATCCGTAGTTTAGCGCTCAAAAATGTCCAACTGCTGCCTTGGCAAGAAGATGTCGGGCCGGTTCTCGAACGGGCGCACCTGCTCATTCTGACTTCTCATCGCGAAGGCACTCCGCTCTCGCTTATTCAGGGAATGGCGGCTGGGCGCCCCTTCCTCTCCACGGCGGCTGGAGGAACCGTCGATTTGGCAGTAGGCGTTGGCCGTCTTGAAACGAAATCCTGGTGGTATGAGAATGCTGTGCTGGTCTCTCCGGAGATTGCCGCATTCCTTCCTGTGATCGAACGCTTGCTCTGCAACAGGCGACAACTTGAAGCGATGAGCGCCGCCTCGCGA
This window encodes:
- a CDS encoding phenylacetate--CoA ligase family protein; the protein is MTQLESIYARLPVWFQDAAVTAQGALYHRQRYGSAFREEYGLLKGTELATSLQLELLQTARLKRILAHAAGTVPFYRTRIARSHHESLRAGDLAAFREIPVTEKAELRLSPQQFCMNGGRDQTWIPWHTSGTTGSPMTLYYERKAVARQYAYVERYREQAGVSRRERRAQFTGKLIVASEKSSRYWRYDWANRALLLSTVHLTKDTIPAYLSALRSFQPTYLCGYPSAISLLARQALRSRMGGLKIQAILTSAETLLDEQRDVMEAAFGAKVYDQYGQTEMQSFWFECRYRRMHTHPLFGLTEILRPNGEACQPGEIGDVVLTGLINYAMPLIRYRVGDRAAWSDEDRCPCGRSMPMIQQIEGRREDYVYSPERGWVGRMDPALKGVDGLLECQFLQEENGTLRVLYVPLPGFGAIERSRLEENLKGRLGSKMPLCFEEVSAIPRGANGKFQAVRSKLSFNPDLHPKLMEVA
- a CDS encoding glycosyltransferase, with amino-acid sequence MPTQRPLVMRIITRLAGGGPPVHATLLNRQMDQHGFDSVLVFGTCGAKEQNMEYLIEKGDRVERVDVLGARPSPVRDLLAVYRLWLLFRRYRPSIVHTHTAKAGFLGRIAALLAGIPCVIHTYHGHVLDGYFAPWANRLIRCAERWLGRVSTALCTVSQQQAAELSGRFEIAPEEKFHVVPLGLTLEPYLAIPSPDFHSERLTLAWLGRFVPIKNLGLLSGVAAACQERKLPIDFLIAGDGPERKDFEEQIRSLALKNVQLLPWQEDVGPVLERAHLLILTSHREGTPLSLIQGMAAGRPFLSTAAGGTVDLAVGVGRLETKSWWYENAVLVSPEIAAFLPVIERLLCNRRQLEAMSAASRSFAQSVFSETRLVADVAALYTELLTPGQSGPHPVLEAKS